A genomic window from Leptospira andrefontaineae includes:
- a CDS encoding SpoIIE family protein phosphatase, translating into MDPFYFNFYFFGSLLASLFSLYVSFFFLTIKDRSKAAFHLGLSSLSTTIFHFGYLVAFCSPEDWTIFHRWIVIPFPMVGYTQLFIFFFYFPTPKREKLGLTVYAILYAGVITLAIFYILLSLKSTRSFVMGSHYWDFETHLFYKIFSLIVFLYNFIFLIAGIWRAIVEKGGERRSVIYIILAYLTITLIPGITNALSREGTVSRAVYQQTADILLVAGLFLILIVYVNATKERTTILSRIVGVSMATFLLAFQLVGFAILNGYDSSFDLIKKEEAKLVVLQGETPNGFAYLTSYDPNENRFQTEKGFKDPRFDSEDRLEIKFFYISKNLTNLGRLPANTRLERSETILENSPKEFYAYREGVKQFLESKGTDQVSDEDVREFFRHLNKRLKVVRSKYSHLPSKSDASAIYKLLKSEEVGLSAILEKVKVKAEADLKADISESDFDKTVLLPLTPIREMGERIYRGTKYYKVGDEKPQYYVSYLVVHPTNGNVYEVGFTYISFRTFIHEPALILVVCLLAIVLVISLGFRFFFQNALIKPMDEVVVGLTEVNSGNLDYRLEPRVEDEIGFIARSFNRMARSIQAARKRLEQYANELEEKVKERTKELEQTLGEVQELKQQQDGDYFLTSLLIKPLGANKAVHENVKVDFLLEQKKKFTFRRYHDEIGGDLNISNHIDLMGRSYTVFLNADAMGKSMQGAGGALVLGSVFESIIERTRLADNMKNQSPERWLKNAFTELHKVFESFDGSMLVSSVMGLVDDEVGILYFINAEHPWTVLYRDGIASFIEDELMFRKLGTTGMEGRIYIKTFQLEPGDVIIAGSDGRDDILIGTDPDGGRIINDDEKLFLRIVEEGKGDLGGIYTCITGKGPLTDDLSLIRLSFKEADSDQKLHDEQKQKIKELLNRAKETSQNKDVAEAITYLEEAENLDSRIPEVKKNFVKLFLKLKDYSKAAHYAEDYLNIKPVDKEILYVASFAARKAGQLKKALDFGERLRLREPDHFKNLMNLAQVYIALKNYERAMYMVQSALHIEPENEAVLRIRDVLRKNWRQ; encoded by the coding sequence ATGGACCCTTTTTATTTTAACTTTTACTTCTTCGGATCCTTACTCGCTTCCTTATTTTCTTTGTACGTTTCTTTTTTCTTTCTGACCATTAAGGACAGAAGTAAGGCAGCATTTCACCTAGGACTTTCCAGTTTATCCACTACCATTTTTCATTTTGGATATTTGGTTGCGTTTTGTTCTCCAGAAGATTGGACGATCTTTCATAGATGGATCGTGATCCCATTCCCAATGGTGGGTTATACCCAGCTTTTTATATTCTTCTTTTATTTCCCAACACCTAAAAGAGAAAAATTAGGACTGACTGTGTATGCGATCTTATACGCAGGAGTTATAACATTAGCAATTTTTTATATTCTTCTTTCTTTAAAGTCTACTCGAAGTTTCGTAATGGGCAGTCATTATTGGGATTTTGAAACTCATTTATTCTATAAAATTTTCTCTCTTATAGTTTTCCTTTATAATTTTATATTTTTGATTGCGGGGATTTGGAGAGCGATCGTCGAAAAAGGAGGAGAGAGAAGGTCCGTAATTTATATCATTCTTGCTTATCTGACGATCACACTTATACCGGGAATTACGAATGCCTTAAGTAGAGAAGGTACTGTATCTCGAGCAGTCTATCAGCAAACAGCAGACATTCTTCTTGTAGCTGGATTGTTTTTAATTCTGATCGTTTATGTAAACGCAACCAAAGAAAGAACCACAATCTTAAGTAGGATTGTTGGAGTGAGTATGGCGACCTTCCTTCTCGCATTCCAGTTGGTGGGATTTGCTATATTAAACGGATATGATTCTTCTTTTGATCTGATAAAAAAAGAAGAAGCTAAATTGGTTGTTTTACAGGGAGAAACTCCGAACGGATTCGCATATTTAACTTCTTACGATCCGAATGAAAATCGATTTCAAACTGAAAAGGGTTTTAAGGATCCAAGATTCGATTCTGAGGATAGGCTAGAGATTAAATTCTTTTATATTTCTAAAAATCTTACAAATTTAGGAAGGCTCCCGGCCAATACAAGACTAGAAAGGTCCGAAACGATTCTAGAAAATTCTCCCAAAGAATTTTATGCTTATCGGGAAGGGGTGAAACAATTTTTAGAATCGAAAGGAACTGATCAGGTTTCTGACGAAGATGTACGAGAGTTTTTTAGGCATTTGAATAAAAGACTAAAAGTCGTTCGAAGTAAATATTCTCATTTACCTTCCAAATCGGATGCTTCTGCAATTTATAAACTTTTAAAATCAGAAGAAGTCGGCCTTTCTGCAATTTTAGAGAAAGTGAAAGTAAAGGCGGAAGCTGATCTTAAAGCAGATATATCGGAGTCAGATTTTGATAAAACGGTCCTTCTACCCTTAACTCCGATCAGAGAAATGGGAGAACGGATCTATAGAGGAACGAAATATTATAAAGTAGGAGATGAGAAACCACAATACTATGTTTCATACCTGGTTGTACATCCTACAAATGGAAACGTTTACGAAGTCGGTTTCACTTACATATCTTTTAGAACATTCATACATGAACCTGCATTGATCTTAGTTGTATGTTTACTCGCCATCGTGCTGGTGATCAGCCTAGGATTCAGATTTTTCTTCCAAAATGCTCTTATCAAACCTATGGACGAAGTGGTTGTAGGTTTAACTGAAGTAAATTCGGGAAACTTGGATTATAGACTCGAACCGAGAGTAGAAGATGAGATCGGATTTATAGCGAGATCATTCAACAGAATGGCAAGGTCCATCCAAGCTGCTCGAAAAAGATTGGAACAATATGCTAATGAGCTAGAAGAAAAAGTAAAAGAGCGTACCAAGGAATTGGAACAAACCTTGGGAGAAGTACAAGAGCTTAAACAACAACAGGATGGAGACTACTTCTTAACTTCTCTTTTGATCAAACCTTTAGGTGCGAATAAAGCAGTTCATGAAAACGTAAAGGTGGATTTTCTATTAGAGCAGAAGAAAAAATTCACGTTCAGAAGATATCACGATGAGATCGGTGGAGACTTGAACATTTCCAATCATATAGACTTAATGGGTAGGTCTTATACTGTATTCTTGAACGCGGATGCGATGGGAAAATCAATGCAAGGTGCGGGTGGTGCACTCGTATTAGGATCCGTTTTTGAATCCATTATAGAAAGGACCAGGCTTGCTGATAATATGAAAAATCAGTCTCCGGAACGTTGGTTGAAGAATGCGTTTACCGAATTGCATAAGGTTTTCGAAAGTTTCGACGGTTCCATGTTGGTCTCCTCCGTAATGGGTCTCGTTGATGACGAAGTTGGTATTTTATATTTTATTAATGCAGAACACCCTTGGACCGTATTGTACAGAGATGGGATTGCAAGTTTCATTGAAGATGAGTTGATGTTCCGTAAACTAGGAACTACCGGTATGGAGGGTCGTATCTATATTAAAACCTTCCAATTGGAACCTGGGGATGTGATCATTGCCGGCTCCGACGGTAGAGATGATATTTTGATCGGAACTGATCCTGATGGGGGAAGGATCATTAATGATGATGAAAAACTTTTCCTTCGTATAGTGGAAGAAGGTAAAGGTGATCTAGGCGGGATCTACACTTGTATTACCGGAAAAGGTCCACTTACAGACGATCTTTCTCTGATCAGACTTTCTTTTAAAGAAGCCGATTCAGACCAGAAACTTCATGATGAACAAAAACAAAAAATAAAAGAATTACTTAATAGAGCAAAGGAAACTTCTCAAAACAAAGACGTAGCAGAGGCCATCACTTATCTGGAAGAGGCGGAGAATCTTGACAGCCGCATCCCTGAAGTGAAGAAAAATTTTGTAAAATTATTCTTAAAACTTAAAGACTATTCCAAAGCAGCACATTACGCAGAAGACTATCTGAATATCAAACCAGTTGATAAAGAAATTTTATATGTCGCTTCCTTTGCAGCAAGAAAGGCAGGTCAGTTAAAAAAGGCATTGGACTTTGGGGAGAGGTTAAGGCTAAGAGAGCCAGATCATTTTAAAAATCTAATGAATCTAGCCCAAGTGTATATTGCTTTAAAAAATTATGAAAGAGCAATGTATATGGTCCAATCTGCTTTGCATATAGAGCCTGAAAATGAAGCAGTACTTAGGATCAGAGATGTTCTAAGGAAAAATTGGCGCCAGTAG
- a CDS encoding NAD-dependent succinate-semialdehyde dehydrogenase, translated as MIQLNRPSLFKNSNFYSGEWRTVSKTIPVFDPATGEKIGEVPDLPREEVRKALEFAAKSQKDWAKTIPKQRARFLRDWADLMIQNKEDLAKIMTWEQGKPLVESRGEIDYAASYLEWFSEEAKRAYGDLIPTHRKELRLMAWKEPVGVTGILTPWNFPSSMITRKIGPALAAGCVVISKPSELTPYSAIALAVLAEEAGIPSGVFQVVTGQPEPIADEFLENKIVRKISFTGSTRVGKILLEKSANQVKRISLELGGNAPFIVFADTNIKEAIRGAIVSKFRNAGQTCVCTNRFLVEEKIAEEFAHGLAEEVSRFKVGNGFEEGVNIGPLIHSNAVKKVDSHLKDAIEKGGKLLIGGKPHSLGANFYEPSVLSGISEKSLCFQEETFGPLAPIKSFKTEEEALQIANASDVGLASYVYTNDPARIWRISEALEAGMVSVNEGILSSEQVPFGGVKESGMGREGSKYGIEEYQEIKYICWGGQS; from the coding sequence ATGATCCAACTCAATCGACCTTCTTTATTCAAAAATTCTAATTTTTATTCGGGAGAATGGAGGACCGTCTCGAAAACTATACCGGTATTTGATCCAGCAACGGGTGAGAAGATAGGAGAAGTGCCTGATCTTCCGAGAGAGGAAGTAAGAAAGGCTTTGGAGTTTGCGGCGAAGTCCCAAAAAGATTGGGCAAAAACAATTCCTAAACAAAGAGCTAGATTTCTCAGGGATTGGGCGGATCTAATGATCCAAAATAAAGAAGACTTAGCAAAAATTATGACCTGGGAACAAGGAAAACCTTTGGTTGAATCCAGGGGAGAGATTGATTATGCGGCTTCATATTTGGAATGGTTTTCAGAAGAAGCAAAACGTGCATATGGAGATTTGATCCCTACTCACAGAAAAGAACTTAGATTGATGGCTTGGAAAGAACCTGTAGGTGTTACAGGGATTTTAACTCCTTGGAATTTTCCTTCTTCCATGATCACTCGAAAGATAGGGCCTGCACTTGCAGCAGGATGTGTTGTGATCTCTAAACCTTCCGAACTTACTCCTTATTCTGCAATTGCGTTAGCCGTTCTTGCAGAGGAAGCGGGAATTCCGTCCGGAGTTTTCCAAGTGGTCACTGGACAGCCTGAACCGATAGCAGATGAATTTTTAGAAAACAAAATTGTGCGTAAGATCAGCTTTACCGGTTCCACAAGAGTAGGGAAAATACTTTTAGAAAAATCGGCGAACCAAGTTAAAAGGATTTCTTTAGAGTTGGGAGGTAATGCTCCTTTTATTGTATTCGCAGATACAAATATAAAAGAAGCGATACGCGGAGCAATTGTTTCAAAATTTCGTAATGCAGGTCAGACTTGTGTGTGCACAAACCGATTCTTAGTTGAGGAAAAAATCGCAGAAGAATTTGCTCACGGTTTAGCGGAAGAAGTTTCCAGATTTAAAGTAGGAAACGGTTTTGAAGAAGGGGTCAATATTGGCCCCTTGATCCATTCTAACGCGGTCAAAAAAGTAGATTCACATCTAAAAGATGCAATCGAAAAAGGAGGAAAACTGCTAATTGGCGGCAAACCTCATTCACTCGGTGCGAATTTCTACGAACCGAGCGTTCTCTCGGGAATCTCCGAAAAATCATTATGTTTCCAAGAAGAAACATTCGGCCCTCTCGCACCTATCAAAAGTTTCAAAACGGAAGAAGAAGCATTACAAATTGCAAACGCGAGCGACGTAGGGTTGGCTTCTTACGTATATACGAACGATCCCGCCAGGATCTGGAGAATTTCAGAAGCCTTAGAAGCTGGGATGGTTTCCGTAAATGAAGGTATTTTATCCTCAGAACAGGTTCCTTTTGGAGGAGTGAAAGAATCCGGCATGGGTAGAGAAGGTTCCAAATATGGGATAGAAGAGTATCAGGAAATAAAATATATCTGTTGGGGAGGACAAAGTTAG
- a CDS encoding CPBP family intramembrane glutamic endopeptidase, producing the protein MGLLKESLKDFFQTKRDWISFGGVFLLFLIFWSYNYSFRFAPLFTQALKDNQIGLSLFYFLFFAAGALVIYPIVLAFYGKLNEFKPSIPLILGFVIVLAIVCSARIRDSELFNWAGSSSVEIAMLTINYVGTILAYVALPLAWIIFRKNSPDRFLGLDKSPKFGEVLFLLGLMLPLIAIASFSLSFLSVYPRFAGRMSDGYLIYPPALWIILFEISYAADFAVLETFFRGFMVFPLASRAGSKPAVLAMAFMYGLLHFTKPQFEALGSFFGGFILGMISYRTKSVYAGILIHIGVALAMELAATLQFLYFME; encoded by the coding sequence TTGGGCTTATTAAAAGAAAGTTTAAAGGATTTTTTTCAAACCAAAAGGGATTGGATTTCTTTTGGAGGAGTGTTTCTTCTATTCTTAATTTTTTGGTCTTATAACTATTCCTTCCGATTTGCTCCACTTTTTACCCAGGCTTTAAAAGATAATCAGATCGGTTTAAGTTTATTCTACTTTTTATTTTTTGCTGCTGGCGCTTTGGTGATCTACCCGATCGTTCTTGCATTTTATGGAAAATTAAACGAATTTAAACCTTCTATTCCTTTGATCTTAGGTTTTGTGATAGTTCTTGCGATTGTATGTTCCGCAAGGATTAGGGATTCAGAGTTATTCAACTGGGCCGGCTCTTCTTCCGTTGAAATTGCGATGCTTACGATAAATTATGTAGGAACCATTCTTGCCTATGTTGCGTTACCTTTGGCTTGGATCATTTTTCGCAAAAATTCTCCGGACAGATTTTTAGGATTAGATAAGTCCCCCAAGTTCGGTGAGGTATTGTTTTTATTAGGATTGATGCTTCCTTTAATCGCAATTGCATCCTTTTCTCTTTCGTTTCTTTCCGTATATCCTAGATTTGCAGGAAGAATGTCCGACGGTTATTTGATCTATCCGCCTGCTTTATGGATCATTCTATTCGAAATTTCTTATGCAGCGGACTTTGCAGTTTTGGAAACCTTCTTTAGAGGATTTATGGTTTTTCCTTTAGCTTCCAGAGCAGGAAGTAAACCAGCTGTTTTGGCTATGGCATTCATGTATGGTCTATTACATTTTACAAAACCCCAATTCGAGGCATTAGGTTCTTTTTTCGGAGGTTTTATTCTGGGAATGATCTCATATAGAACCAAATCAGTATATGCAGGAATTTTGATACATATAGGAGTCGCTTTGGCAATGGAACTTGCCGCCACTTTACAATTTTTATATTTTATGGAGTAA
- a CDS encoding GMC family oxidoreductase has product MKTEEKTNVHFDYDYIIVGSGFGGSVSAMRLSQKGYSVLVIESGKRWTAKEFPKTNWSVHKYLWMPRLGFYGIQRLNLLKDFFLVSGAGVGGGSLVYANTLYVPSDKTLNHPTYKKIGGKDGMLPFYKVASRMLGVVQNPHLDESDSILKEIAQEMGRGETFSATPVGVFFGEKPGQTVKDPYFLGEGPERTTCNLCGGCMVGCRFNSKNTLDKNYLFFAEKLGADVLPETKVTDIVPLNENGEPDPNASGEFGYQLSSRSTTGWFGSPKRKFKARSVVLSAAVMGTVGLLLRSREVGNMKRLSARLGDDVRTNSETVLGVTKFGKNVDFSNGVAITSSIHPDEHTHIEPVRYSKGSDFFGALASVLTDGGGFFPRPLKYFFTMFTQPIYFLKASWPFGFAKNSLILLVMQTLDNKVKLVRKRRMSWPFEKSMTSAIGSGEKVPSYIPIANQTARKVAKKIGGIPRSSLNDVLLNAPITGHIMGGCVMGSNPEEGVIDFENKVYGYKNLRVCDSSMIPVNLGVNPSLSITAMTERAMSMIPPKENKFVSSFEFEKQFGITSVVFPKI; this is encoded by the coding sequence ATGAAGACAGAAGAGAAAACAAATGTTCATTTTGATTACGATTATATCATAGTCGGCTCAGGTTTTGGTGGAAGTGTTTCTGCTATGAGATTAAGCCAAAAAGGGTATTCTGTCTTGGTAATCGAGTCCGGTAAAAGATGGACTGCAAAAGAATTTCCTAAAACGAATTGGTCAGTTCACAAATATTTATGGATGCCTAGATTAGGTTTTTATGGGATCCAAAGACTCAATCTTCTGAAAGATTTTTTTCTAGTCAGTGGAGCTGGAGTGGGTGGTGGTTCTTTAGTATATGCAAACACACTTTACGTTCCTTCTGATAAAACATTAAATCATCCTACATATAAGAAGATCGGTGGTAAAGACGGAATGCTTCCTTTCTATAAAGTAGCTTCCAGAATGTTGGGGGTTGTTCAGAATCCTCATTTGGATGAATCGGATTCTATTTTAAAAGAGATCGCGCAAGAAATGGGAAGAGGTGAAACTTTTTCTGCAACTCCTGTTGGAGTATTTTTCGGAGAGAAACCCGGGCAAACGGTAAAAGATCCTTACTTCCTGGGCGAAGGTCCGGAAAGAACTACATGCAATCTTTGTGGAGGTTGTATGGTGGGATGTCGTTTTAATTCTAAAAATACATTAGATAAAAATTATCTATTTTTTGCGGAGAAATTAGGAGCTGATGTTCTTCCTGAAACAAAAGTTACTGATATAGTTCCTTTAAATGAAAATGGAGAACCAGATCCTAATGCGAGTGGAGAATTCGGTTACCAACTTTCTAGCAGGTCCACAACCGGCTGGTTCGGTTCTCCTAAAAGAAAATTCAAAGCTAGGTCTGTCGTACTTTCCGCCGCTGTGATGGGAACTGTAGGTTTACTTTTACGCTCTAGAGAAGTTGGAAATATGAAACGTCTTTCTGCTCGTTTAGGAGATGATGTTCGTACAAATAGTGAAACAGTTCTAGGAGTTACAAAATTCGGAAAGAATGTAGATTTTTCTAATGGAGTCGCGATCACTTCTTCCATTCATCCGGATGAACATACTCATATAGAACCTGTTCGTTATTCTAAAGGTTCAGACTTTTTTGGAGCTCTTGCGAGTGTTCTTACTGATGGTGGGGGATTCTTTCCTAGGCCTCTTAAATATTTTTTCACTATGTTCACTCAGCCTATTTATTTTTTAAAAGCTTCTTGGCCTTTCGGATTTGCTAAAAATTCACTTATTCTTCTAGTCATGCAAACTTTGGATAATAAGGTTAAGTTAGTTAGAAAAAGAAGAATGTCTTGGCCTTTCGAAAAATCAATGACCTCTGCTATCGGTTCAGGAGAGAAAGTACCTTCTTATATTCCAATCGCAAATCAAACTGCAAGAAAGGTTGCTAAGAAGATAGGAGGAATTCCTCGGAGTTCTTTAAATGATGTTCTTCTGAATGCTCCAATTACCGGTCACATAATGGGTGGTTGTGTGATGGGTTCAAATCCAGAAGAAGGTGTGATCGATTTTGAAAACAAAGTTTATGGTTACAAAAATCTGAGAGTCTGCGATAGTTCTATGATACCTGTTAACCTTGGAGTGAACCCTTCTCTTTCCATCACTGCAATGACTGAAAGAGCAATGTCCATGATCCCTCCAAAAGAGAATAAGTTTGTCTCCAGTTTCGAATTCGAAAAACAATTTGGGATCACATCTGTGGTGTTTCCTAAAATCTGA
- a CDS encoding flavin-containing monooxygenase codes for MQELPKVCVIGAGSSGITVCKSLQDKGIPYDCYEKGSDVGGNWRYKNDNGLSNIYKSLHINTHRDRMEYRDYPMPDWYADYPNHEPIQKYFMDYVDHFGLRKHIKFKNGVAKIEPQDDGTYLVTSEKGEKIFYDAVIVANGHHWSPRWPEPDFPGKFNGKIIHSHDYVDPEHPIQLTGKRVVVLGMGNSAMDISVELSRPGVAKKVFLSSRRGAWVIPNYLFGKPLDKQTELLPPGTPFWLKQFLFGTMLKIGVGKMEDFGLPKPDHKPGEAHPTISQDILVRLGRGDIKYKPVIQEYNGNKVKFADGSEEEIDAIIYCTGYNVKFPFFKPEFISAPDNHLPLFHRTFKPDLNNLFFVGLYQPLGAIMPLAEFQGKWLAEYLTGNYSLPTAPEMQKQIQDYEKKMKKRYVSSARHTMQVDYEDFLYYMQKELKAGKKRASKSLQTLPVPSKAKYKHSGKQNSSNGKSEPRKKSALAKV; via the coding sequence ATGCAAGAGTTACCGAAAGTCTGCGTTATCGGCGCTGGCTCTAGTGGAATCACTGTTTGTAAATCATTGCAGGACAAAGGAATCCCTTACGACTGTTACGAAAAAGGAAGCGATGTAGGAGGTAACTGGAGATATAAAAACGACAATGGTCTGAGTAATATTTACAAGTCATTACATATCAACACTCATAGAGATAGAATGGAATATAGAGATTATCCGATGCCGGATTGGTATGCGGATTATCCTAATCATGAACCTATCCAAAAATATTTTATGGATTACGTGGATCATTTCGGACTTCGTAAACATATTAAATTTAAGAATGGTGTCGCAAAAATAGAACCCCAAGACGACGGAACTTATTTGGTTACCAGTGAGAAGGGAGAAAAAATATTTTATGACGCAGTCATAGTGGCTAATGGGCATCATTGGTCTCCACGTTGGCCAGAACCCGACTTTCCCGGTAAATTTAATGGAAAGATAATACATTCTCACGACTATGTAGATCCTGAACATCCAATCCAATTGACCGGTAAAAGAGTTGTAGTACTCGGAATGGGAAACAGCGCTATGGATATTTCCGTGGAGTTAAGCCGGCCGGGAGTTGCAAAAAAAGTTTTCTTAAGTTCCAGAAGAGGAGCATGGGTAATCCCGAACTATCTTTTCGGAAAACCTTTAGATAAACAAACTGAACTACTCCCTCCTGGAACACCCTTTTGGTTAAAACAATTTCTTTTTGGGACAATGTTAAAGATCGGTGTCGGTAAAATGGAAGATTTCGGACTTCCTAAACCGGATCATAAACCTGGAGAAGCACATCCAACCATTTCCCAAGATATCCTAGTAAGACTCGGAAGAGGAGATATCAAATACAAACCTGTAATCCAAGAATATAATGGAAACAAGGTAAAGTTTGCTGATGGCTCCGAGGAAGAGATCGACGCGATCATCTATTGCACTGGATATAACGTTAAGTTTCCGTTTTTCAAACCTGAATTTATCTCAGCACCCGATAATCATCTTCCTTTGTTTCATAGGACTTTCAAACCGGATCTGAATAATTTATTCTTTGTAGGATTGTATCAACCACTTGGAGCGATCATGCCTCTTGCAGAGTTCCAAGGAAAATGGCTAGCAGAGTATCTTACTGGAAATTACAGCCTACCTACAGCTCCGGAAATGCAAAAGCAGATCCAAGATTACGAAAAGAAAATGAAGAAAAGATATGTGTCTTCTGCAAGACATACAATGCAGGTGGATTACGAAGACTTCTTATATTATATGCAGAAGGAACTAAAAGCAGGTAAAAAGAGAGCTTCTAAAAGTTTACAAACATTACCTGTTCCATCCAAAGCAAAGTATAAACATTCCGGAAAACAAAACTCTTCTAACGGAAAATCGGAACCAAGGAAAAAAAGTGCTCTGGCAAAAGTTTGA